From the Myripristis murdjan chromosome 14, fMyrMur1.1, whole genome shotgun sequence genome, one window contains:
- the tpbgl gene encoding trophoblast glycoprotein-like codes for MWIFHSADNSKCLFALWNQWCLYFTAVVCLLFSPVTADDACPSSCICARDSGTVTCRDGEDTEVPAGIPEWTSTLILRGNNISTLQRGAFTTNGTELEMTTLSLSYNGIQAIEPYAFVGLPRLHLLDLSHNRLVSISARAFHGLLELRSLYMNNSLMSTAAVQLSSALGTQSLRNLHILELAGNQLKSIPLIRLDIYNLHTLVLINNSIETIGRENVSSLYQQRRIRVYLYMNPFRCNCDLEAFYYWLKNSSQCPDAGRLLCSEPEAKRGFPLEKLRGEDVDCMNENLEAVSYVFLGIVLALIGVVFLMVLYLNREGIKRWLNNIREACRDQMEVYHYRYEQDSDPRLANVAV; via the coding sequence ATGTGGATATTTCACAGTGCCGACAATTCAAAGTGTCTTTTTGCTCTTTGGAATCAGTGGTGCTTATATTTTACAGCggtggtgtgtttgttgttttcgcCTGTCACAGCGGATGATGCGTGCCCATCATCCTGCATCTGTGCCAGAGACTCGGGAACAGTAACTTGCCGTGATGGGGAGGATACCGAGGTACCAGCAGGCATACCAGAGTGGACGTCCACCTTGATACTCAGGGGAAACAACATCTCAACTTTACAGAGGGGTGCGTTCACGACCAACGGCACGGAGTTGGAAATGACGACTCTCTCGCTGTCCTATAACGGGATACAAGCTATTGAACCGTATGCGTTCGTGGGACTCCCCCGTTTGCATTTGCTGGATCTGAGCCACAATCGACTGGTGTCTATCTCAGCGAGGGCTTTCCACGGTTTACTGGAGCTGCGCTCTCTTTACATGAACAACTCGCTGATGTCTACAGCCGCTGTGCAACTTTCAAGTGCGCTCGGCACCCAAAGTTTGCGCAACCTTCACATACTTGAGCTGGCAGGGAATCAGCTCAAGTCGATACCACTGATAAGATTAGACATCTACAATCTTCACACTTTAGTGCTGATAAATAACTCTATAGAAACCATCGGGAGAGAAAACGTGTCCAGTTTGTACCAGCAAAGGCGCATACGCGTTTACTTATACATGAACCCGTTTCGGTGCAATTGTGATCTGGAGGCGTTTTACTACTGGCTGAAGAACTCGTCCCAGTGCCCGGATGCAGGGCGTCTCCTGTGCAGCGAACCGGAGGCCAAGAGAGGGTTCCCTTTGGAGAAGCTCCGAGGCGAGGACGTGGATTGTATGAATGAGAACCTTGAGGCGGTTTCCTACGTGTTCCTCGGCATAGTGTTAGCTCTGATCGGGGTGGTGTTTCTAATGGTGCTTTATCTCAATCGGGAGGGCATCAAAAGGTGGCTAAACAACATCCGAGAGGCATGCCGAGACCAGATGGAGGTCTATCACTACCGCTACGAGCAGGACTCAGACCCGAGACTGGCCAACGTGGCTGTTTAA